Sequence from the Christiangramia fulva genome:
TGGGAAATATCAGGGCGAAATTTGAAGCTTTTGGCTGGGATGTGCTGGAAATTGAAGACGGAAACGATCTTCAACAAATTTATGATGGTTTAACTGAAGCAAAATCAAGAACAGGAAATAAAAAACCGGTTTGTGTGCTCATGCATACCGAAATGGGCCATGGTGTTGATTTTATGATGCATACACACGCCTGGCACGGAAAAGCTCCCAATGATGAGCAACTGGAAAAAGCTTTGTCTCAGAACCCTGAAACTTTAGGAGATTACTAATTATGGAAACAGCAACAACAAAGAAATATACAGATTCAGGCAAGCAGGATACTCGTTCTGGTTTTGGAGCGGGACTTACCGAATTGGGAAGAAAGAATCCGAATGTGGTGGCCTTATGTGCCGACCTTGTTGGCTCTCTGAAAATGCAGGATTTTATCGATGAAAATCCCGATCGCTTCTTTCAGGTTGGAATCGCTGAAGCCAATATGATGGGAATGGCCGCTGGGATGACTATTGGAGGGAAAATACCTTTTGCAGGTACTTTCGCCAATTTTGCGACCGGAAGGGTTTATGACCAGATTCGCCAGAGTATCGCTTATTCTGGAAAAAATGTGAAGATATGTGCATCGCATTCCGGAGTTACTTTGGGAGAAGACGGTGCAACCCACCAGATCCTGGAAGATATTGGATTGATGAAAATGTTGCCGGGAATGACCGTGATCAATACCTGCGATTTTAACCAAACCAAAGCAGCCACGCTTGCCATTGCAGAACTTGACGGACCGGTTTACCTGCGTTTTGGCCGC
This genomic interval carries:
- a CDS encoding transketolase family protein is translated as METATTKKYTDSGKQDTRSGFGAGLTELGRKNPNVVALCADLVGSLKMQDFIDENPDRFFQVGIAEANMMGMAAGMTIGGKIPFAGTFANFATGRVYDQIRQSIAYSGKNVKICASHSGVTLGEDGATHQILEDIGLMKMLPGMTVINTCDFNQTKAATLAIAELDGPVYLRFGRPKVANFTPEDQKFEIGKAVKLYEGRDVTIIATGHLVWEALQAAEKLAEEGISAEVINIHTIKPLDEEAILKSVKKTGCVVSAEEHNFLGGLGESIARTLVENHPAPQEFVATQDTFGESGTPEQLFEKYGLNAEAIVEKAKKVLRRK